The genomic stretch tatttttatctttttatcattaataaGTAAAACAAAtcgttttattatataacaatataaaattcagccgatatataaacaaaaaaaaaaaaaaaaaaaaaaaaaaaaatatatacatatatatatatatatataatataattaaaaaattaaaaataattatgtaaaaaattttaaatttaaaattatgaaaatataaaaattatcatattaataataacaaattttacaataaaaaatgaataaatatatattgtataatatataacactttacataacattaatatatattgttttttttttttttattttgtatctAGTGAACCtctatagatatatttaaattttctgATATGTAATCCAAGCCCACTAAGCAACTTTCAGCAACCACTACACATTCATCCTTTGAGTATTTTTTCAAGGTGTCTATAATTTGTTcttgtataattttatattcatctGAATTTAAATTAAGACTTCCTAAGGAACCTAAAGCTAAGGCAACTTCATGTCTTACCATTTCATGCTCACTCACATTtgttaatgatgataataaatattttaatgaatTTAAATGTAATACCTGACCTAATACAAAAGCTAATTCATGTCTAAAAATTGCAGATGATTTATCCTTTACTAGGGCTTCCCCTAAGGCATTCAATGATGTATCTGTTTCCATATctcttaataaaaataaagctTCATATCTATTTTTTAGAGCTAACgcttcattatttaaatctcttattaaatcattaacatgttttttattattactatctgATATACAAACTACTGGATCTATAGTattaaatttcttttttgaaTGGAAGTATACATCATCATCAGCATCATCTTGACTATTACTAAAGCTATTACTAtgactattactattattattattaatattgttattattattattattactattgttATTACTATCCCTTTTGggattatcattatttaagacattatttttatatggcACTGTTTTATTAATACACGAACATGCtgcatatttatttttttctatcaaGGAACTTAAGGCTAGTTCACATGTTTCTCTTACTTCGACACTTGAATcattcaaatatttttttattacaggGATATTAGATTCGCTACCAATAGCCGCCAAACCTTCTGCAGCTTCATGTCGAAccattatattttcattttcatcacttaataaattaattaatatattattacatttttcatTACTTATTTGTCCTATCACATAAGCTATTTCATGTCTTAATAAAAcactatcattattttttaaagcaTATGtaagtatatttattacttcATCGATATCATCCTTATAAACTTCTCTGCATTCATATAAAGCTCTCATTtgtttttctatataatcATTCTTTATGTTAActaaatatttcaaaatgaACTCTTTGTTTGTACTctcttcatattttattagtCTCACTTTATTACTGCTATCACCTCCTACATTAtcactattaatattataattattatttacattatttataatatttatgttgtCGTTATTTTCTCCCATTTCAAAATGatctttattttaaataaaaattataaaaataaaaaaaaaaaaaaaaaaaaaaaaaaaaaaaattaccttcttatatatacaatcaCTTCAAGAgaataaaaacaaacaagaatcatataataataatttttaaatttataatatatacataaataaataaataaatatatatatatatatatatatatatatatatataatatatattcaaaacaaaaaaaattaaaatcatgcatacatattaatatatatatatactattccATATTTTACAATTTTCTACCTctccttttattttatttaaaaagaaacaaataaaaaaggaagattttaaattaaatattaaaatataaaaattattaaaaagtataattttgaatagtaatttataaatatttaaagtaaaattttatatcttacaaaattgaaatatatatatatgcatatatatattatatatatatatatatatattatattatatatatatagccatattaaaaaaaaaaaaaaattattctttgggggatttattatatatatatattttatttatatatgtgctctttatatatttacatatatttatacaacaCTATAATAATCATTCAAAAGATACTGTTGTTTCAcatgataaaaaatgttttatttttcttatattaaatataaataattattcaaaaaaaaaaaaaaaaaaaaaaaaaaaaagaaagaaaaagaatatatgaaaaatatattattatgatatatatatatatatatattttttaagtatTACTTTAAATTTCTTtgattcttttaatatttataggaATTTTAAATCTTCTATATATGAgaataaaacaatatttaaataatatataataaatatataaaatat from Plasmodium falciparum 3D7 genome assembly, chromosome: 13 encodes the following:
- a CDS encoding deoxyhypusine hydroxylase, which produces MGENNDNINIINNVNNNYNINSDNVGGDSSNKVRLIKYEESTNKEFILKYLVNIKNDYIEKQMRALYECREVYKDDIDEVINILTYALKNNDSVLLRHEIAYVIGQISNEKCNNILINLLSDENENIMVRHEAAEGLAAIGSESNIPVIKKYLNDSSVEVRETCELALSSLIEKNKYAACSCINKTVPYKNNVLNNDNPKRDSNNNSNNNNNNNINNNNSNSHSNSFSNSQDDADDDVYFHSKKKFNTIDPVVCISDSNNKKHVNDLIRDLNNEALALKNRYEALFLLRDMETDTSLNALGEALVKDKSSAIFRHELAFVLGQVLHLNSLKYLLSSLTNVSEHEMVRHEVALALGSLGSLNLNSDEYKIIQEQIIDTLKKYSKDECVVVAESCLVGLDYISENLNISIEVH